A DNA window from Gammaproteobacteria bacterium contains the following coding sequences:
- a CDS encoding acetolactate synthase large subunit, with product MKAAELFIRCLENEGVEYIFGVPGEENLDFMDALLDSNIQFITTRHEQGAAFMADVYGRLSGKAGVCLSTLGPGATNLVTGVADANLDHAPVVAISGQADTNRLHKESHQVLDLVQMFQPITKYASRLPVAEIIPEVVRKAFKLAQTEKTGATFIEFPENIAKAEVEGSPLPVKHVVWPEPSAEQVQDAAKLISSAQNPMILAGNGVVRARAWQQLAEFAEQLNIPVVNTFMAKGVVPFHHPTALGSAGLQSKDYINIGFDRADVIICIGYDLVEYHPYLWHPTRDRLIIHIDTSPAEVDACYPIEVGIVGDIKHSLLQIMQQATPHAGHLMRPLRKALIEDMNQHSQDDGFPVKPQKIIWDLRTALGLEDIVICDVGAHKMWMSRMFRCEHPSTCIISNGFASMGIAVPGAIAAKMVNPDKTVVAVTGDGGFMMNSQEIETAIRLNIAIVILIWNDNGYGLIEWKQQNQFGRQSNIRFGNPDFVKYAESFGAKGYRVESAADLMPILKQAMADNTVSIIDCPVDYSENMKLTEHLGKIICTT from the coding sequence ATGAAGGCAGCAGAACTGTTTATACGTTGTTTGGAGAACGAGGGTGTGGAATACATCTTCGGGGTGCCGGGTGAGGAAAATCTGGATTTTATGGATGCCTTGCTGGATTCAAATATACAGTTTATTACTACTCGGCATGAACAGGGCGCGGCCTTTATGGCGGATGTCTATGGTCGGCTGTCGGGTAAGGCGGGTGTCTGTTTATCCACGTTGGGGCCGGGTGCTACTAATCTGGTGACGGGGGTTGCGGACGCTAATCTGGATCATGCACCGGTGGTGGCGATATCGGGTCAGGCGGATACTAATCGTCTGCATAAGGAATCGCATCAGGTGCTGGATCTGGTGCAGATGTTTCAGCCTATTACCAAATATGCCTCGCGTCTGCCGGTTGCTGAGATTATTCCTGAGGTGGTGCGTAAGGCATTCAAACTGGCGCAGACTGAAAAAACGGGCGCAACCTTTATTGAGTTTCCAGAGAATATTGCTAAGGCAGAGGTTGAAGGATCGCCGTTGCCGGTGAAGCATGTGGTGTGGCCGGAGCCTTCTGCTGAACAGGTACAAGATGCGGCTAAATTAATTTCATCGGCACAGAACCCGATGATCCTGGCGGGTAATGGGGTTGTGCGCGCCCGTGCCTGGCAGCAGTTGGCGGAGTTTGCCGAGCAGTTGAATATCCCGGTAGTGAATACCTTTATGGCGAAGGGTGTGGTGCCCTTTCATCATCCCACAGCACTGGGTAGTGCGGGTCTACAGTCCAAGGACTATATCAATATTGGTTTTGACCGTGCCGATGTGATTATTTGTATTGGTTATGATCTGGTGGAGTATCACCCTTATCTGTGGCATCCAACGCGTGATCGCCTGATTATCCATATTGATACCAGTCCGGCTGAGGTGGATGCCTGTTATCCCATCGAGGTGGGTATTGTGGGTGATATCAAGCATAGCCTGTTGCAAATTATGCAGCAGGCCACACCTCATGCTGGACATCTGATGCGACCATTACGCAAGGCGCTGATAGAGGATATGAATCAGCATAGTCAGGATGATGGTTTTCCAGTTAAGCCACAAAAGATTATTTGGGATCTGCGTACCGCGCTGGGGCTTGAGGATATTGTGATCTGTGATGTGGGCGCACACAAGATGTGGATGTCGCGTATGTTTCGTTGCGAGCACCCGAGTACCTGTATTATCTCGAATGGCTTTGCCAGCATGGGAATTGCGGTGCCCGGTGCGATTGCCGCGAAGATGGTTAACCCGGATAAAACTGTGGTGGCAGTCACGGGTGATGGTGGCTTTATGATGAACTCGCAGGAGATCGAGACCGCTATACGTTTGAATATTGCTATTGTGATCTTGATATGGAATGACAATGGTTATGGTCTGATTGAATGGAAGCAGCAAAATCAGTTTGGTCGTCAATCCAATATCCGCTTTGGTAATCCTGATTTTGTGAAATATGCTGAGTCCTTTGGTGCGAAGGG
- a CDS encoding 2-oxoglutarate dehydrogenase E1 component: protein MHDIHRILQEHSLLFSVNADYIEGLYLDYQEDPGSVGKQWQDYFSHLQQGDAAQTLELLKPAHQPITTGICQFTQGNDLACDSAEKQSQVLRLINAYRVRGHQQADIDPLYLRERPVIADLSLKYHQLDERDLNTSFNTGSLVGPKQQKLSEILQRLQDLYCGSLGLEYMHITDTIEKRWIQQRIETPDGRPAIRPETQKHILERLTAAEGLERYLHTRYVGQKRFSLEGAESLIPLLDEIILQAGTQTAKEVVIGMAHRGRLNVLINTLGKLPSTLFQEFEGKPGKKKLVGSGDVKYHKGFSADTQTPGGPVHVTLAFNPSHLEIIAPVVQGSVRARQQRRNDHHGNQVLPIAIHGDAAFSGQGVVMETLNMSQARGFTTGGTVHIVINNQIGFTTSNPLDTGSTFYCTDVAKTVQAPIFHVNGDDPEAVLFVTRLALDFRMEFNKDVVIDLLCYRRHGHNEADEPATTQPLMYKKIRAHATTLSIYAKKLIDAGVVTSQQTDAMREQYRSALEQEKGVSPHSVPGSIHAFPVDWDQYKGSHWDQDIDTHLPLKRLRELAQQLLKLPTGFELHPRVSNIIKERGKMAAGAVACDWGFAETMAYASLLADGYKIRLSGQDSGRGTFFHRHAVLHNQVDGKSYVPLQHVSEKQGRFIVIDSLLSEEAVLAFEYGYATTDPSSLTIWEAQFGDFANGAQVVIDQFISSGELKWGRMSGLVLMLPHGYEGQGAEHSSARLERYLQLCAEDNMQVCIPSTPAQIFHLLRRQMIRPYRKPLIIITPKSLLRHRLATSSLEQLSQQGFHNVIGDDQADVKNVKRIILCSGKVYYDLLEQREKQSLKQVAIIRIEQLYPFPEQQLKQELALYKKAKEIIWCQEEPQNQGAWYQIQHRFRLCLHNKQNLGYAGREASAAPAVGMFSLHIEQQQALIDAALKGPIQEVPS from the coding sequence ATGCATGACATACACCGGATTCTACAAGAACATTCGCTGTTATTTAGCGTCAATGCTGACTATATTGAGGGCTTGTACCTGGACTATCAGGAAGATCCAGGCTCGGTTGGCAAACAGTGGCAAGACTACTTCTCTCACTTGCAACAAGGTGATGCCGCACAGACTCTTGAATTACTCAAGCCTGCGCATCAACCCATCACAACCGGCATCTGTCAATTTACCCAGGGAAATGATCTAGCCTGTGATTCTGCTGAAAAACAAAGCCAGGTTCTACGACTGATCAATGCCTACCGTGTCCGCGGGCACCAACAAGCTGATATTGATCCACTCTACCTGCGTGAACGCCCCGTTATTGCTGACCTCAGCCTCAAATATCATCAACTTGACGAGCGCGACCTCAATACCTCATTCAATACTGGCTCACTGGTTGGCCCCAAACAACAAAAACTGTCAGAGATCCTGCAACGTCTACAAGACCTGTATTGTGGTAGCCTCGGTCTGGAATACATGCACATTACGGACACCATAGAAAAACGCTGGATTCAACAACGTATCGAGACACCTGATGGCCGCCCTGCCATCCGACCCGAGACACAAAAACATATACTGGAACGACTCACCGCCGCCGAAGGACTGGAACGCTATCTCCATACTCGCTATGTCGGTCAAAAACGTTTCTCACTGGAAGGTGCTGAGAGTTTGATCCCGCTGCTGGATGAAATCATCTTGCAGGCAGGCACTCAAACGGCAAAAGAAGTCGTTATTGGCATGGCTCATCGTGGTCGACTGAATGTGCTCATCAATACTCTGGGCAAGCTACCCTCCACCCTGTTTCAGGAATTTGAAGGCAAACCTGGCAAGAAAAAACTGGTTGGCTCCGGTGATGTTAAATATCACAAAGGTTTTTCTGCCGACACCCAGACACCTGGTGGCCCCGTTCATGTCACACTAGCCTTCAATCCCTCTCACCTTGAGATCATCGCCCCGGTAGTACAAGGCTCGGTGCGCGCCCGACAACAACGCCGCAATGATCATCATGGCAATCAGGTACTACCCATTGCCATTCATGGTGATGCCGCTTTCTCCGGTCAGGGCGTGGTCATGGAAACATTAAATATGTCTCAGGCCAGGGGCTTTACTACCGGTGGCACTGTACATATCGTTATTAATAATCAGATCGGTTTTACCACCAGTAACCCGTTGGATACCGGCTCAACATTCTATTGTACCGATGTTGCCAAGACCGTACAGGCACCTATTTTTCATGTTAATGGTGATGATCCTGAGGCAGTATTATTTGTCACCCGCCTGGCCCTGGACTTCCGTATGGAATTCAACAAGGATGTCGTGATTGACCTGCTCTGTTATCGCCGTCATGGTCATAATGAGGCGGATGAGCCTGCCACAACACAACCCTTGATGTATAAAAAAATCCGCGCCCATGCGACCACATTATCAATTTATGCCAAAAAATTAATTGATGCCGGTGTTGTTACATCCCAACAGACCGACGCCATGCGCGAACAATACCGTAGTGCACTGGAACAAGAAAAGGGCGTATCACCCCATTCCGTACCTGGCTCGATACACGCCTTCCCGGTAGACTGGGATCAATATAAAGGTAGCCATTGGGATCAAGACATTGATACCCATCTACCACTAAAAAGACTACGCGAGCTCGCCCAACAACTACTCAAACTACCGACCGGGTTTGAACTGCACCCCAGGGTCAGCAATATTATTAAAGAGAGAGGCAAGATGGCAGCAGGGGCTGTCGCCTGTGACTGGGGTTTTGCCGAAACCATGGCCTACGCTTCCCTGTTAGCCGATGGCTACAAGATTCGTCTCTCGGGTCAGGATAGCGGACGTGGCACCTTCTTTCATCGTCATGCCGTCTTACATAATCAGGTAGATGGCAAATCTTATGTCCCGTTACAACATGTCAGCGAAAAGCAGGGCCGCTTTATCGTCATTGACTCCTTACTCTCGGAAGAAGCGGTGCTTGCCTTTGAGTATGGTTATGCCACCACTGATCCCTCCTCATTAACAATATGGGAGGCGCAATTTGGTGACTTTGCCAATGGTGCACAGGTTGTTATTGATCAATTTATCAGCTCAGGCGAATTAAAGTGGGGACGCATGTCGGGCCTGGTATTAATGCTGCCTCATGGTTATGAAGGTCAGGGAGCCGAACACTCCTCAGCACGTCTTGAACGCTATCTGCAACTCTGCGCCGAGGATAATATGCAGGTCTGCATACCCAGTACACCGGCACAGATCTTTCACCTGCTACGCCGTCAGATGATCCGGCCTTATCGTAAGCCACTGATTATAATTACACCTAAGAGCCTGTTAAGACACCGCCTGGCAACCTCCAGCCTGGAACAACTCTCACAACAGGGTTTTCACAATGTCATTGGCGATGATCAGGCTGATGTTAAAAATGTAAAACGAATTATCCTGTGCTCAGGCAAGGTCTATTACGACCTGCTGGAACAACGTGAAAAACAGAGCCTCAAACAGGTCGCCATTATTCGTATTGAACAGCTGTATCCATTTCCAGAGCAACAACTCAAACAGGAATTGGCACTGTATAAAAAGGCAAAAGAGATTATCTGGTGTCAGGAAGAACCACAGAATCAGGGTGCCTGGTATCAGATCCAGCATCGTTTCCGCCTCTGTCTCCATAACAAACAAAATCTTGGCTATGCGGGCAGAGAAGCCTCAGCGGCACCCGCTGTTGGCATGTTTAGTCTACACATTGAACAACAACAGGCACTCATTGATGCCGCACTAAAAGGTCCTATACAGGAGGTCCCCTCATGA
- a CDS encoding thiol:disulfide interchange protein DsbA/DsbL produces MHKAGQQLIILMVWLFALPTMALADKVEYDEGIEYQLVIPEQATVDSNKIEVLEIFWYGCPHCHRLEPLLEKWIKQQKDDVVFVRLPALLNPQWETFVRAYYTAQLLGVLDRIHRPLFDAIHIKKQNLNGEAALARFFAEFGVDKDLFHKTYNSFGVMTKVNQARQMTRRYGISGVPTMIVNGKYKTSARLTGGHRGMLKAVDYLVEMERKKKTR; encoded by the coding sequence ATGCATAAAGCGGGACAACAATTGATCATATTAATGGTGTGGTTATTTGCGCTGCCAACAATGGCGTTAGCAGACAAGGTTGAATATGACGAGGGTATTGAATACCAATTGGTTATACCGGAGCAGGCGACAGTCGATTCGAACAAGATCGAGGTGTTGGAGATATTCTGGTATGGCTGCCCACATTGCCATCGTCTTGAACCCTTGCTGGAAAAATGGATTAAACAGCAGAAGGATGATGTTGTCTTTGTGCGCCTGCCGGCATTATTAAATCCGCAATGGGAGACTTTTGTCCGTGCCTATTATACGGCTCAGCTTTTAGGTGTGTTAGACAGGATACATCGTCCTTTATTTGATGCTATTCATATTAAGAAACAGAATCTAAATGGTGAGGCGGCTTTGGCGCGGTTCTTTGCTGAATTTGGTGTGGATAAGGATCTGTTTCATAAGACCTATAACTCTTTCGGGGTGATGACCAAGGTCAATCAGGCACGTCAGATGACACGGCGTTATGGTATCTCGGGTGTGCCAACGATGATTGTGAATGGTAAGTATAAGACCTCGGCGCGTTTGACGGGGGGGCACAGGGGGATGTTGAAGGCGGTTGATTACCTGGTTGAGATGGAACGGAAAAAGAAGACAAGGTAG